One region of Bradyrhizobium betae genomic DNA includes:
- the tolR gene encoding protein TolR, whose amino-acid sequence MAMNVASSSGGGGRRGRRKPVVAEINVTPMVDVMLVLLIIFMVSAPMLTVGVPLDLPQTQAKSLENNDQKPIQMSVDIKGKVFINDSEIAISELIPKLKAITEARGGLEERIYLRADKKADYGTVAKVMGLLSGAGFKKLALVTEADQG is encoded by the coding sequence ATGGCGATGAACGTTGCGAGTTCGTCCGGAGGCGGCGGGCGCCGTGGCCGGCGCAAGCCGGTCGTGGCCGAGATCAACGTCACGCCGATGGTCGACGTGATGCTGGTGCTGCTCATCATCTTCATGGTGTCGGCGCCGATGTTGACGGTCGGCGTGCCGCTCGACCTGCCGCAGACCCAGGCCAAGAGCCTCGAAAACAACGACCAGAAGCCGATCCAGATGTCGGTCGACATCAAGGGCAAGGTGTTCATCAACGATTCCGAGATCGCGATCAGCGAGCTGATCCCCAAGCTCAAGGCGATCACGGAGGCGCGCGGCGGGCTCGAGGAGCGCATCTATCTGCGCGCCGACAAGAAGGCGGATTACGGAACGGTAGCCAAGGTCATGGGCCTGTTGTCCGGCGCGGGCTTCAAGAAGCTGGCGCTCGTCACCGAGGCGGATCAGGGGTAA
- a CDS encoding protein TolA, with protein MKVNVDKTLVASIALHVLVLGWGLFTFSSKAYVPAEESLPVDIISSDQLAKMMSGQKTGKKEEPKPKVEKIAEAKPEEDAVGKVTEKKELIKTNSTPEPPPKPVEKPVEKKPEPPKPVAEAKPKEEPKPPEKKPDPAKEDPIAELQKKLDTKKPPPKPVEQKVAAVQPQQQPKPKERSFDPAQIQRDLDKRAATRHELSGSALNASAALGTTSGTAANNVATWRGAFTSAVRRCFTPTYNGQDADQYEADIDIPMQIDGSLASEPIIVAVRGPSRSIAQAVAESAKRAIVQCQVYSFMPRQQYEGWKKIEMTFGLKDML; from the coding sequence GTGAAGGTGAACGTCGACAAGACACTCGTTGCGTCGATTGCCCTCCACGTCCTCGTGCTTGGATGGGGATTGTTCACCTTTAGCAGCAAGGCCTACGTGCCGGCCGAAGAGTCGCTCCCGGTCGACATCATCTCCTCCGACCAGCTCGCCAAGATGATGTCGGGGCAGAAGACCGGCAAGAAGGAAGAGCCGAAGCCCAAGGTCGAGAAGATCGCCGAGGCCAAGCCCGAAGAGGACGCCGTCGGCAAGGTCACCGAGAAGAAAGAGCTGATCAAGACCAACTCGACGCCCGAGCCGCCGCCGAAACCCGTCGAGAAGCCGGTCGAGAAGAAGCCCGAGCCGCCGAAGCCTGTTGCCGAGGCGAAGCCGAAGGAAGAGCCGAAGCCGCCGGAAAAGAAGCCTGATCCGGCCAAGGAAGATCCGATCGCCGAGCTGCAGAAGAAGCTCGACACCAAGAAGCCGCCGCCCAAGCCCGTGGAGCAGAAGGTCGCGGCGGTGCAGCCGCAGCAGCAGCCCAAGCCTAAGGAGCGCAGCTTCGATCCCGCGCAGATCCAGCGCGACCTCGACAAGCGCGCTGCGACCCGGCACGAGCTCTCCGGCTCGGCGCTGAATGCCTCGGCTGCGCTGGGAACGACGAGCGGGACGGCCGCCAATAACGTCGCGACGTGGCGGGGCGCGTTCACGAGCGCGGTCCGGCGCTGCTTCACACCCACTTACAACGGGCAGGACGCCGATCAGTACGAGGCTGACATCGACATTCCGATGCAGATCGACGGCTCGCTTGCATCCGAGCCGATCATCGTCGCGGTGCGAGGCCCATCGAGGTCGATTGCCCAGGCCGTGGCCGAGAGCGCCAAGCGCGCCATCGTGCAATGTCAGGTCTATTCGTTCATGCCCAGGCAGCAATACGAAGGCTGGAAGAAGATCGAAATGACCTTCGGCCTGAAAGACATGTTGTGA
- the tolB gene encoding Tol-Pal system beta propeller repeat protein TolB translates to MNRRRFLTLSGSTLAMLGGGPALAQAQGRLRIDPTEFRPIPIAISNFVPGSPADGDVSNGVTQVITNNLKRSGLFAPIDQAAFIERISNIDVAPQFQNWKTLNAQALVTGRMTRQQDGRLKAEFRLWDVITGQQLTGQQYFTSPEYWRRIAHIISDQIYEQMTGEKGYFDSRVVFVDETGPKERRVKRLAMMDQDGANVRYLTRGSDLVLTPRFSPNSQEITYMEFGQGDPKVYLFNIETGQREIVGNFPGMTFAPRFSPDGQRVIMSLQQGGNSNLFVMDLRSRSTTRLTDTPAIDTSPSYSPDGTRICFESDRGGRSQIYVMSAGGGAAQRISFSKDDTNATYSTPVWSPRGDYIAFTRQGGGQFSIGVMKPDGSGERLLTSGYHNEGPTFSPNGRVLMFFRDPGGAGGPSLFSVDISGRNELKVPTPGFASDPAWSPLLSSTPG, encoded by the coding sequence ATGAACCGCCGCCGCTTTCTGACCCTGAGTGGATCGACGCTTGCAATGCTCGGAGGCGGGCCCGCCTTGGCCCAGGCCCAGGGGCGGCTTCGCATCGATCCCACGGAGTTTCGGCCGATCCCGATCGCGATCTCCAACTTCGTGCCGGGCTCGCCCGCCGACGGCGACGTCAGCAACGGCGTCACCCAGGTCATCACCAACAATCTGAAGCGGTCGGGCCTGTTCGCGCCGATCGATCAGGCCGCCTTCATCGAGCGCATCAGCAACATCGACGTCGCGCCGCAATTCCAGAACTGGAAGACTCTCAACGCCCAGGCGCTGGTCACCGGCCGCATGACGCGGCAGCAGGACGGCCGGCTCAAGGCCGAATTCCGCCTCTGGGACGTCATCACCGGCCAGCAGCTCACCGGCCAGCAATATTTCACCTCGCCGGAATATTGGCGCCGCATCGCCCACATCATCTCCGATCAGATCTATGAGCAGATGACCGGCGAGAAGGGCTATTTCGACAGCCGCGTCGTGTTCGTCGACGAGACCGGGCCGAAGGAGCGCCGCGTCAAGCGGCTCGCGATGATGGACCAAGACGGCGCCAATGTGCGTTACCTGACCCGCGGCTCCGATCTCGTGCTGACGCCGCGCTTCTCGCCGAACTCGCAAGAGATCACCTACATGGAGTTCGGGCAGGGCGACCCGAAGGTCTATCTCTTCAACATCGAGACCGGCCAGCGCGAGATCGTCGGCAACTTCCCCGGCATGACCTTCGCGCCACGCTTCTCGCCGGACGGCCAGCGCGTCATCATGAGCCTGCAGCAGGGCGGCAATTCCAACCTGTTCGTGATGGATTTGCGCTCGCGATCGACCACGCGCCTCACCGACACGCCGGCGATCGACACGTCTCCTTCTTACTCTCCGGATGGCACCCGCATCTGCTTCGAATCCGATCGCGGTGGCAGGTCGCAGATCTACGTGATGTCGGCGGGCGGTGGAGCTGCGCAGCGCATCTCCTTCTCCAAGGACGACACCAACGCCACCTATTCGACGCCGGTGTGGTCGCCGCGCGGCGACTACATCGCCTTCACCAGACAGGGCGGCGGGCAATTCTCGATCGGCGTCATGAAGCCGGACGGCAGCGGCGAGCGGCTCCTCACCTCCGGCTACCACAATGAAGGTCCGACCTTCTCGCCGAACGGCCGCGTGCTGATGTTCTTCCGCGATCCCGGCGGTGCCGGCGGTCCCTCGCTGTTCTCCGTCGACATCTCCGGCCGCAACGAGCTCAAGGTGCCGACGCCGGGCTTCGCCTCCGACCCGGCCTGGTCGCCGCTGTTGTCCTCCACGCCGGGATAG
- a CDS encoding putative bifunctional diguanylate cyclase/phosphodiesterase, translating into MQLADQKQSDRDELEPILYAALVNSMVQNFWAIFLGSASAAVAAVMTALKTGDVRLWPIAFALIAVGTGRAFQMRRYENRAHGLSFEEARHLEPRYWIGALIYAAVLGLWAFVVIYLNEDAVADMLCVAIGIGYTAGGAARNYGRPRLIQWHVALACGPMSIALMLHGGFYHIGLAVLLMFFFIGMKNINLSLHAIFVKALTSSFRESALASQFDTALNNMPHGLCMFRADGRLAVMNHRFGELMALPEDLVKRGATAADIVSACVAAGSISAESGKQIMAEIEHGRIREIVTADPDSSRGRTLAWTFQPMARGGTVLLLEDITERTNAEARISHLARYDELTALPNRVSFRDEIGRLLANAHHAERLSALLFVDLDQFKQVNDTLGHPCGDQLLCAVANRLREMLRSEDFVARFGGDEFVVFQQNISAAEDAASLARRIVERLSERYRIDNHLVEIGASVGIALTSPDGAVSADTLLKNADMALYRAKADGRGTFCFFRDEMAATVEARRILELDLRKALANEEFELFYQPLVNLKTGKITTCEALLRWNHPVRGTVSPVDIIPVAEDMGLIVDLGRWILRRACMECMNWPDGVSVAVNFSPQQFHQRDVLSEIRYALEVSGLPAHRLEIEITESSLLRNTQLTHDILSQLHALGVRISLDDFGTGYSSLSYLHNFPMQKVKIDRSFLEGIDTDRPLTLLRGVARLSADLGMAVVVEGIETNEQLELISADGTVSEAQGYLFSRPVPAVRMRQLLNASHGRRGDSLLQVVVSRSFA; encoded by the coding sequence ATGCAACTGGCCGACCAGAAGCAGAGCGATCGAGACGAGCTGGAGCCGATACTCTACGCCGCTCTCGTCAACTCTATGGTGCAGAATTTCTGGGCGATCTTCCTTGGCTCGGCCTCGGCGGCCGTGGCCGCGGTCATGACTGCGTTGAAGACCGGCGACGTCCGGCTGTGGCCGATCGCGTTCGCACTCATCGCTGTCGGCACCGGACGCGCGTTCCAGATGCGGCGCTATGAGAACCGCGCGCACGGGTTGTCGTTCGAAGAGGCGAGGCACCTGGAGCCGCGCTACTGGATCGGCGCGCTGATCTATGCCGCCGTGCTTGGCCTGTGGGCCTTTGTCGTCATCTATCTCAACGAGGATGCGGTTGCCGACATGCTCTGTGTCGCGATCGGCATCGGCTACACCGCCGGCGGCGCCGCCCGCAACTATGGCCGGCCGCGGCTGATCCAGTGGCACGTCGCGCTCGCCTGCGGGCCGATGTCGATCGCCCTGATGCTGCACGGCGGCTTCTATCACATCGGCCTTGCCGTCCTGCTGATGTTCTTCTTCATCGGCATGAAGAACATCAACCTCAGCCTGCATGCGATCTTCGTCAAGGCGCTGACGTCGAGCTTCCGGGAATCCGCGCTGGCGAGCCAGTTCGATACCGCGCTGAACAACATGCCGCACGGCCTGTGCATGTTTCGCGCCGACGGACGTCTCGCGGTGATGAACCACCGCTTCGGTGAGCTGATGGCCTTGCCGGAGGACCTGGTCAAGCGAGGTGCCACCGCCGCCGATATCGTGTCTGCCTGCGTCGCCGCGGGCTCCATCTCGGCGGAGAGCGGCAAACAGATCATGGCCGAGATCGAGCATGGGCGGATCCGCGAGATCGTCACCGCCGATCCGGATTCCTCTCGCGGCCGCACGCTGGCCTGGACGTTCCAGCCGATGGCCCGCGGCGGCACCGTGCTGCTGCTTGAAGACATCACCGAACGTACCAACGCCGAAGCCCGGATCAGTCATCTCGCCCGCTACGACGAGTTGACCGCGCTGCCCAACCGCGTTTCCTTCCGCGACGAGATCGGGCGGCTGCTGGCGAACGCCCACCATGCCGAGCGCCTCTCCGCATTGCTGTTCGTCGACCTCGACCAGTTCAAGCAGGTCAACGACACGCTCGGTCATCCCTGCGGCGACCAGCTTCTGTGCGCGGTCGCCAACCGCCTGCGCGAGATGCTCCGGTCCGAGGATTTCGTCGCCCGCTTCGGTGGCGACGAGTTCGTCGTGTTCCAGCAGAACATCAGCGCGGCCGAAGACGCCGCGAGCCTCGCCCGTCGCATCGTCGAGCGGCTCAGCGAGCGCTACCGCATCGACAATCATCTGGTCGAGATCGGCGCCAGCGTCGGCATCGCGCTGACCTCGCCGGATGGCGCCGTCAGCGCCGACACCCTGCTCAAGAACGCCGACATGGCGCTCTACCGCGCCAAGGCCGACGGCCGTGGCACCTTCTGCTTCTTCCGCGACGAGATGGCGGCGACCGTCGAGGCCCGCCGCATCCTCGAGCTCGACCTGCGCAAGGCGCTCGCCAACGAGGAGTTCGAGCTGTTCTACCAGCCGCTCGTCAACCTCAAGACCGGCAAGATCACCACTTGCGAGGCACTGCTGCGCTGGAATCATCCGGTGCGCGGTACGGTCTCGCCGGTCGACATCATTCCGGTCGCCGAGGACATGGGCCTGATCGTCGATCTCGGCCGCTGGATCCTGCGCCGCGCCTGCATGGAATGCATGAACTGGCCGGACGGCGTCAGCGTCGCCGTCAACTTCTCGCCGCAGCAATTCCACCAGCGCGACGTGCTCAGCGAAATCCGCTACGCACTCGAGGTCTCCGGCCTCCCGGCCCATCGCCTCGAGATCGAGATCACCGAATCCTCGCTGCTGCGTAACACCCAGCTCACCCATGACATCCTGTCGCAACTGCATGCGTTGGGCGTGCGCATCTCGCTGGACGATTTCGGCACCGGCTATTCGAGCCTCAGCTATCTCCACAATTTCCCGATGCAGAAGGTCAAGATCGACCGCTCTTTCCTCGAGGGCATCGACACCGACCGGCCGCTGACGCTGCTGCGCGGCGTCGCGCGCCTGTCCGCCGACCTCGGCATGGCGGTCGTGGTCGAGGGCATCGAGACCAACGAGCAGCTCGAGCTGATCAGCGCCGACGGCACCGTCTCGGAGGCGCAGGGCTATTTGTTCAGCCGTCCGGTGCCTGCGGTGCGTATGCGCCAGCTCCTCAACGCCTCGCATGGACGGCGTGGGGACAGCCTGCTCCAGGTCGTCGTCTCGCGCTCCTTTGCCTGA
- a CDS encoding N-acyl amino acid synthase FeeM domain-containing protein, protein MQSSARSVISAVGRGAELLTDVDYHLAETAAEKEEIYNLRYRAYLREGAVKESPEARVTDHYDELPNAWTFGVYLRGQLCSSVRISVLTSEWRESTSADVFPEILMPRLDRGEVMIDPTRFVADPDQVKRVPELPYLTTRLAYMACEHFNADLGLAIVRSEHQAFYRRVFLHETIAEPRLVPGLTKSFGLMAADFPTFRKKVFERYPIMRSTAFERRMLFGRGGQRQVPQRPVLVADAAHV, encoded by the coding sequence ATGCAGTCCTCAGCCAGATCTGTCATTTCGGCTGTTGGACGTGGAGCGGAGCTCCTGACCGACGTCGATTACCATCTCGCGGAAACGGCCGCGGAGAAGGAAGAGATCTACAACCTCCGCTACCGCGCCTATCTGCGTGAGGGCGCCGTCAAGGAATCCCCGGAAGCCCGGGTCACCGACCACTACGACGAACTGCCGAACGCCTGGACCTTCGGCGTCTACCTCCGTGGCCAGCTCTGCAGCTCGGTGCGCATCAGCGTGCTGACCTCGGAGTGGCGCGAGTCCACTTCGGCCGATGTCTTCCCGGAGATCCTGATGCCGCGGCTGGATCGCGGGGAGGTCATGATCGATCCGACACGTTTCGTTGCCGATCCGGACCAGGTGAAGCGGGTTCCGGAATTGCCCTATCTGACCACTCGGCTCGCCTACATGGCGTGCGAGCATTTCAATGCCGATCTCGGCCTTGCCATCGTGCGTTCCGAGCACCAGGCGTTTTACCGCCGGGTGTTCCTGCATGAGACCATTGCCGAGCCACGGCTCGTTCCGGGGCTCACCAAGTCGTTTGGCCTGATGGCGGCGGACTTCCCGACCTTCCGCAAGAAGGTATTCGAGCGCTATCCGATCATGCGATCCACTGCCTTCGAGCGGCGGATGCTGTTCGGGCGGGGTGGCCAGCGCCAGGTCCCGCAGCGGCCTGTGCTGGTGGCGGACGCCGCTCACGTTTAA